The Magnetococcales bacterium genome window below encodes:
- a CDS encoding aminotransferase class I/II-fold pyridoxal phosphate-dependent enzyme has translation MIPLAVPDLTGNEAKYLQECMESTFVSSVGPFVDRFETLVAAAAGTARAVATSAGTTGLHAALTAVGVGRDDLVILPSYTFIGSANAVAHCGALPWLLDVDQEGWNLDPELLEIELCQRTERRGDNLVIHKPTGRRVAAIMPVHVLGTPADMDAIVALARKHGLPVVADGAAALGARSHGRAIGALGADLTVFSFNGNKTITCGGGGAVAGDDPALLDLVRHLTTTARHGEEYDHDRVGFNYRLTNLQAAVGCAQMERLPTLVAAKQRIRARYNAVCHELPGITPFPVPEWAESACWFSGYLLPETLDGAAIRQLYQAFREAGVAARSFWKPIHGQLPYRHAPRTPQPVSESIAPRILTLPCSTGLLEKDQEQVIATVRTLLA, from the coding sequence ATGATACCTCTTGCCGTGCCGGATCTCACGGGAAACGAAGCAAAATATTTACAAGAGTGCATGGAATCGACGTTTGTGTCGTCGGTAGGACCCTTTGTGGATCGTTTTGAAACCCTGGTGGCTGCCGCCGCCGGGACGGCACGGGCCGTGGCGACTTCGGCAGGAACCACCGGCCTGCATGCCGCCCTGACAGCGGTCGGGGTAGGACGGGACGATCTCGTGATCCTGCCGTCCTATACATTCATTGGCAGTGCCAATGCCGTGGCCCATTGCGGGGCGCTGCCCTGGTTGCTGGACGTGGACCAGGAAGGGTGGAATCTGGATCCGGAATTGCTGGAAATCGAACTGTGCCAACGCACGGAACGCCGGGGAGACAACCTCGTGATCCATAAACCCACCGGACGCCGGGTGGCCGCCATCATGCCGGTCCATGTCCTGGGAACGCCGGCAGACATGGATGCCATCGTGGCCCTGGCACGAAAGCATGGCTTGCCGGTGGTGGCCGACGGCGCGGCAGCCCTGGGGGCACGCAGTCATGGACGGGCAATTGGGGCATTGGGAGCCGATTTGACGGTTTTTTCCTTCAATGGCAACAAAACCATCACCTGTGGCGGTGGCGGGGCCGTGGCCGGCGATGATCCGGCCTTGCTGGACCTGGTCCGGCATCTCACCACCACCGCCCGCCATGGCGAAGAGTATGACCATGACCGGGTGGGATTCAACTATCGCCTGACCAATCTCCAGGCCGCCGTGGGGTGCGCCCAGATGGAACGCCTGCCCACCCTGGTGGCCGCCAAACAGCGCATTCGCGCCCGCTACAACGCCGTTTGTCATGAACTCCCCGGAATCACCCCTTTTCCGGTGCCGGAGTGGGCGGAAAGCGCCTGCTGGTTTTCCGGATATCTACTGCCCGAAACGCTGGATGGCGCAGCGATTCGACAATTGTATCAAGCTTTTCGAGAGGCCGGTGTCGCCGCCCGCTCCTTCTGGAAGCCCATCCACGGACAGCTTCCCTATCGGCACGCGCCACGCACACCCCAACCCGTCAGCGAATCGATTGCCCCGCGCATTCTGACCTTACCCTGTTCGACAGGTCTCCTTGAAAAAGACCAGGAACAGGTCATCGCGACCGTTCGAACCTTGTTGGCTTGA
- a CDS encoding AMP-binding protein gives MFANPKSMSVPTITSIVQEHGQQFPEKIFCRLLQEGSETTLTYGALLERAGSFAGLYQAHGALPGEIIPIFLPHSLDLYPAFLGAMLAGCIPSFMPPLTVKQEPGLYWEAHQKLLQRMEIRLLLADQRLADDADKLHFPRDKILQPGQAQTLTQPPVAVTRQAEEIAFLQHSSGTTGLKKGVALSHAAVLRQAAAYRRAIDLGPEDVVASWLPLYHDMGLLACFIIPLLAGATLVTMDPLAWVIHPESLFEAVEQHRCTHLWMPNFAFHHLCRTVDPARRSFDLSSLKAIINCSEPCKAETFALFSRTFAPFGITPEKLQISYAMAETVFAATQTPLGKAVQPLAVDQQSLLEQSCYHPPSDSRPIQYLMPVGATLEGLAICIMAADTPLADGQIGEVAIRGDFLFSGYFRLPEMTAQRLRNGWYHTRDCGFILNGELYITGRQDDLLIIHGKNIYAHDVEQAINPIPGIKPGRVVAVARFDPLLGSQELIILAETITTEAEVHKKIKKEIAATLGAIFNITSPKIRLVAQGWLVKTTSGKISREKNLEKLNQ, from the coding sequence ATGTTTGCAAACCCGAAAAGCATGAGTGTTCCCACAATCACATCCATCGTTCAGGAACATGGACAGCAGTTTCCGGAGAAAATTTTCTGCCGCCTGTTACAGGAAGGGAGTGAGACAACCCTGACCTATGGTGCCTTGCTGGAGCGGGCCGGGTCTTTTGCCGGACTGTATCAGGCCCATGGTGCCCTGCCCGGAGAGATCATTCCCATTTTTCTGCCCCACAGCCTGGATCTTTACCCGGCCTTTCTGGGAGCCATGTTGGCCGGCTGCATTCCCTCTTTCATGCCGCCTTTGACCGTCAAACAAGAACCCGGACTTTACTGGGAAGCGCATCAAAAACTGTTGCAGCGCATGGAAATACGCCTGCTGCTCGCCGACCAGCGGTTGGCCGATGATGCGGATAAACTGCACTTTCCCCGCGACAAAATCCTCCAACCCGGACAGGCGCAAACGTTGACCCAGCCACCGGTTGCGGTCACCCGTCAGGCCGAAGAGATTGCCTTTTTGCAGCACAGTTCCGGGACAACCGGCCTGAAAAAAGGGGTGGCCCTTTCCCATGCAGCCGTGTTGCGGCAGGCCGCCGCTTATCGTCGGGCGATTGACCTCGGCCCGGAAGATGTTGTCGCTTCCTGGTTGCCTCTTTACCATGACATGGGGTTGCTGGCCTGTTTCATTATTCCCCTGCTGGCCGGGGCGACCCTGGTGACCATGGACCCGTTGGCGTGGGTCATCCACCCCGAATCGTTGTTCGAGGCCGTGGAACAGCATCGTTGCACGCATCTCTGGATGCCCAATTTTGCCTTTCACCATCTCTGTCGCACGGTGGATCCTGCCCGACGCTCGTTTGATTTATCAAGCCTGAAGGCCATCATCAATTGTTCGGAGCCGTGCAAGGCGGAAACCTTTGCCTTGTTCAGCCGGACTTTTGCCCCATTCGGCATCACGCCGGAAAAATTGCAGATCAGTTACGCCATGGCCGAAACCGTCTTTGCCGCCACGCAAACCCCCCTGGGCAAAGCCGTACAACCCCTGGCCGTCGATCAACAATCCCTGCTCGAACAATCATGTTATCATCCACCCTCGGATTCCCGCCCAATCCAATACCTGATGCCGGTCGGAGCCACCCTGGAAGGATTGGCAATCTGCATCATGGCAGCGGATACGCCTTTGGCGGATGGACAGATTGGTGAGGTGGCCATCCGGGGCGATTTTCTTTTTTCAGGCTATTTCAGGCTGCCCGAGATGACCGCCCAGCGACTCAGGAATGGCTGGTATCATACCCGGGATTGTGGCTTCATCCTGAATGGGGAACTCTACATTACGGGTCGCCAGGATGACCTTTTGATCATTCATGGCAAAAATATTTATGCCCACGATGTGGAGCAGGCCATCAACCCCATACCCGGCATCAAACCGGGGCGGGTCGTCGCCGTCGCCCGATTTGACCCGCTCCTGGGCAGTCAGGAGCTGATCATCCTGGCCGAAACCATCACGACCGAGGCCGAAGTTCATAAAAAAATCAAAAAAGAGATCGCCGCCACCCTGGGTGCGATCTTCAACATCACCTCCCCAAAAATCCGGTTGGTGGCCCAGGGGTGGCTGGTCAAAACCACAAGTGGCAAGATCAGCCGGGAGAAAAATTTGGAGAAATTGAATCAATAA
- a CDS encoding HEPN domain-containing protein, with protein MKPSEFLKHAEKIFEMKGDEAAMRSACSRAYYAAYHSCRILMRYIDAKPYNTETGEHQKLISHFTNCISLSEPMNTKDNVKSIKKIGHMLGDCRNLRHDADYHLESVFLEVNAESVIVNAQNIINKIKELNSSR; from the coding sequence GTGAAACCGTCTGAATTTCTTAAGCATGCAGAAAAAATATTTGAAATGAAAGGTGATGAAGCTGCGATGCGTAGCGCATGTAGCCGTGCATATTATGCGGCTTATCATTCTTGCAGAATCCTTATGAGGTATATAGATGCCAAACCATATAATACAGAAACGGGAGAGCATCAGAAACTTATAAGCCATTTTACTAATTGCATATCTCTTTCCGAGCCTATGAACACAAAGGATAATGTTAAATCAATAAAGAAAATCGGACATATGCTGGGAGATTGCCGAAATTTACGACATGATGCTGATTATCATTTAGAAAGTGTCTTTTTAGAGGTAAATGCCGAGTCGGTTATTGTGAACGCGCAAAATATCATCAATAAAATAAAAGAGTTAAATTCAAGCAGGTAG
- a CDS encoding tetratricopeptide repeat protein, translating into MDSATLKNLLAQGINSQKAGQHQEAVTLFHSILKEVPGHPYACYFLGLSLMETGDPDRAMEVLSRAIVGYPEEALFHQALGTLLQKQGLYHPALERLHDAIRLAPQDANNYFLAGDAHMDLGQLPEATTRFREALRLQPDFKEAAVNLGLCLKALGDLDAALGLFDFALTLDADHLPAQLNRALTLLMAERYAEGWQAYACRFHLPEIREQMQRLPADLPLWRGEPLIGKKLLVVAEQGFGDNIQFVRYLPLVKQLGGETLLECPVVLESLFRQLPGIDAFTNRIHVAQDGQGCDYYCPLLSLPGLLGTTPATIPASVPYLHPDPELLELWRPRIPGEGFRVGLFWEGKPLHRNDLARRRSCRPKDLEPLLALPGITFFSFQMADSTAPTRFRAKVKQPIDLAEHFTNFAETASALSLMDLLITIDTSMAHLAGAMGKPVWLLTPFAPDWRWRLYGSDNPWYPTMTLFRQQQPGRWDQPVQEMVECLQTRKA; encoded by the coding sequence ATGGACTCTGCCACGCTCAAAAATCTTTTGGCCCAGGGAATAAATTCGCAAAAAGCAGGCCAACATCAGGAAGCCGTGACCCTCTTCCACTCCATTCTCAAAGAGGTTCCCGGACATCCCTATGCCTGTTATTTCCTTGGCTTGTCGCTCATGGAGACCGGGGATCCGGACCGGGCCATGGAGGTACTCAGCCGGGCCATCGTCGGTTATCCCGAGGAGGCCCTGTTCCATCAGGCCCTTGGGACCCTGCTCCAGAAACAGGGTCTTTACCACCCTGCCCTGGAACGGTTGCACGACGCCATCCGCCTCGCTCCGCAGGATGCGAATAATTATTTCCTGGCTGGCGACGCCCACATGGATCTGGGGCAATTGCCGGAAGCCACCACCCGGTTTCGGGAGGCTTTGCGCCTGCAACCGGATTTCAAGGAAGCCGCCGTCAATCTTGGTTTGTGCCTGAAGGCTTTGGGGGATCTCGATGCGGCCCTGGGTCTTTTTGACTTTGCCCTGACCCTGGATGCCGATCATCTGCCGGCCCAGCTCAACCGTGCCCTGACCCTGCTCATGGCCGAGCGGTATGCCGAAGGGTGGCAGGCCTACGCTTGTCGTTTTCATCTGCCCGAGATTCGGGAACAGATGCAACGCCTTCCGGCGGATCTTCCTCTCTGGCGGGGCGAACCCCTGATCGGCAAAAAACTCCTCGTCGTCGCCGAGCAGGGATTTGGTGACAATATTCAGTTTGTCCGCTACCTGCCCCTGGTCAAGCAGCTTGGGGGGGAAACGCTCCTGGAGTGCCCCGTTGTTCTGGAATCCCTGTTTCGGCAGCTTCCCGGCATCGACGCTTTCACGAATCGCATCCACGTTGCCCAGGATGGTCAGGGGTGTGATTATTATTGTCCATTATTGAGTCTGCCCGGCTTGTTGGGTACGACCCCCGCTACCATTCCGGCCTCGGTACCCTATCTCCATCCAGATCCGGAATTGCTCGAACTCTGGCGTCCCCGCATTCCTGGGGAGGGTTTCAGGGTGGGGCTTTTCTGGGAGGGAAAGCCCCTGCACCGCAACGATCTGGCCCGGCGGCGCTCCTGCCGTCCCAAAGACCTGGAACCTTTGCTGGCCTTGCCGGGAATCACCTTTTTCAGTTTTCAGATGGCCGATTCGACTGCGCCGACCCGTTTTCGAGCCAAGGTGAAGCAACCCATCGACCTGGCGGAACATTTTACCAATTTTGCCGAGACTGCTTCGGCCCTTTCCCTGATGGATCTTTTGATCACCATCGACACCTCCATGGCCCACCTGGCCGGAGCCATGGGCAAGCCCGTCTGGCTTCTGACCCCGTTTGCCCCGGATTGGCGCTGGCGTCTTTATGGCTCCGACAATCCCTGGTATCCCACCATGACCCTGTTCCGCCAACAACAACCCGGACGCTGGGATCAACCTGTCCAGGAGATGGTTGAATGTTTGCAAACCCGAAAAGCATGA